A window of Diospyros lotus cultivar Yz01 chromosome 14, ASM1463336v1, whole genome shotgun sequence contains these coding sequences:
- the LOC127790231 gene encoding 5-methyltetrahydropteroyltriglutamate--homocysteine methyltransferase-like — protein sequence MASHIVGYPRMGPKRELKFALESFWDGKSSAEDLKKVAADIRESIWKQMASAGIKHIPSNTFSYYDQVLDTTAMLGAVPPRYSWTGGEIGFDTYFYMARGNASVPAMEMTKWFDTDYHFIVPELGPQVKFSYASHKAVDEYKEAKGHGVDTVPVLVGPVSYLLLSKPAKGVEKSFDLLSLLDKILPIYQEVVAELKAAGASWIQFDEPTLVKDLESHQLQAFTTAYSQLESSLSGLNVLVETYFADVPPEAFKTLTTLKGVTAFGFDLVRGTKTLDLIKGGFPGGKCLFAGVVDGRNIWANDFATSLSILESLEGTVGKDKLLVSTSCSLLHTAVDLANETKLDDELKSWLAFAAQKVVEVNALAKALAGQKDKEFFSANAAAQASRKSSPRVTNEAVQKAIADLIESPYPRRPTNVSARLDAQQKKLNLPVLPTTTIGSFPQTIELRRLRRKYKAKKISEEDYVKAIKEEISKVVKIQEELDIDVLVHGGPERNHTVEYFGEQLSGFAFTVNGWVQSYGSLYVKPPIIYGDVWRPNPMTVFWSSEAQSMTARPVKAMLTGPVTILNWSFVRNDQPRFTTCYQIALAIKDEVKDLEKAGISVVQIDDPGLWEGLPFTKLEQIIYLHWAVDSFGITNCGVQDTTQIHTHICSSNVNDIIPSIIDMDADVITIEKLLSVLHEGVKYGAGFSPCVFHIQRPDIPSTLEITDKINKMLQALGPNELWVNPGCGPETRKHTEVKLALQNMVAAAKLIRTQLVSTGANSMFILYARLPSA from the exons ATGGCCTCCCACATCGTCGGATATCCTCGCATGGGCCCAAAGAGAGAGCTGAAGTTTGCTTTGGAATCTTTCTGGGATGGGAAGAGCAGTGCCGAAGACTTGAAAAAGGTGGCAGCTGATATAAGAGAATCCATCTGGAAGCAGATGGCTAGTGCTGGAATCAAGCACATTCCCAGCAACACATTCTCTTACTATGATCAGGTGCTTGACACAACAGCAATGCTTGGAGCTGTTCCCCCCAGATATAGCTGGACCGGTGGTGAGATCGGATTTGACACTTACTTCTACATGGCCAGAGGAAATGCCTCTGTACCTGCTATGGAGATGACCAAGTGGTTTGACACCGACTA CCACTTCATTGTCCCTGAGTTGGGGCCTCAAGTCAAGTTTTCTTATGCTTCTCACAAGGCAGTGGACGAGTACAAGGAAGCCAAGGGG CATGGAGTAGATACTGTTCCAGTTCTTGTTGGTCCGGTTTCCTACTTATTGCTCTCAAAACCTGCAAAGGGAGTAGAGAAATCATTTGATCTCCTCTCCCTCCTGGACAAAATCCTTCCAATCTACCA GGAAGTTGTAGCAGAGTTGAAGGCAGCTGGTGCATCATGGATTCAGTTTGACGAGCCCACCCTTGTGAAGGATCTTGAATCTCACCAATTGCAAGCATTCACTACTGCCTACTCTCAGCTAGAATCATCCCTTTCTGGCCTGAATGTTCTCGTTGAGACTTACTTTGCCGATGTTCCTCCTGAGGCATTTAAAACCCTTACTACTCTGAAGGGTGTTACtgcttttggttttgatttggtTCGTGGAACAAAAACTCTTGACTTGATCAAGGGTGGTTTTCCGGGGGGTAAATGCCTGTTTGCTGGTGTGGTTGATGGAAGAAACATCTGGGCCAATGATTTTGCTACATCTCTTAGCATCTTGGAATCTCTTGAGGGCACTGTGGGGAAAG ATAAGCTGCTTGTCTCTACATCTTGCTCACTTCTCCACACCGCTGTTGACCTCGCTAATGAGACCAAGCTGGACGATGAACTCAAATCGTGGCTAGCATTTGCCGCTCAAAAAGTTGTTGAAGTGAATGCCTTGGCGAAGGCATTGGCTGGTCAGAAGGATAAG GAATTCTTCTCTGCTAATGCTGCTGCTCAGGCTTCAAGGAAGTCCTCCCCAAGGGTCACCAATGAAGCCGTTCAAAAGGCC ATTGCTGATTTGATTGAGAGTCCTTACCCAAGGCGGCCTACAAATGTCAGCGCCAGACTGGATGCTCAACAGAAGAAGCTTAACCTGCCAGTCTTGCCTACCACCACTATTGGCTCTTTCCCTCAAACAATTGAACTCAGAAGACTGCGCCGTAAATATAAGGCTAAGAA GATCTCTGAGGAAGATTACGTTAAGGCTATCAAGGAGGAAATCAGCAAAGTTGTCAAGATCCAGGAAGAGCTTGATATTGATGTCTTGGTTCACGGAGGGCCTGAG AGAAATCATACGGTTGAGTACTTCGGAGAGCAATTGTCTGGTTTTGCCTTCACTGTTAATGGGTGGGTTCAATCATATGGATCTCTCTACGTGAAGCCACCAATCATCTACGGTGATGTGTGGCGCCCCAATCCCATGACCGTCTTCTGGTCCAGTGAGGCTCAGAGCATGACTGCTCGCCCAGTGAAGGCAATGCTCACGGGTCCAGTGACCATTCTGAACTGGTCTTTTGTCCGAAATGACCAGCCCAG ATTTACAACCTGCTATCAGATTGCTTTGGCCATTAAAGATGAAGTAAAGGATCTTGAGAAAGCTGGCATCAGTGTCGTCCAAATTGATGATCCCGGCTTGTGGGAGGGCTTGCCTTTTACGAAGTTGGAGCAAATTATCTACTTGCACTGGGCAGTTGACAGCTTCGGAATCACAAACTGTGGTGTCCAGGACACTACCCAA ATCCACACCCACATATGCTCTTCCAACGTCAATGACATTATCCCTTCCATCATCGACATGGATGCCGATGTCATCACCATTGAGAAGCTCCTGTCTGTTTTGCACGAGGGAGTGAAGTACGGTGCTGGATTCAGCCCCTGCGTCTTTCACATTCAGCGTCCAGATATACCGTCAACCCTGGAGATTACGGACAAAATCAACAAGATGCTGCAAGCGTTGGGGCCTAATGAGTTGTGGGTGAACCCAGGTTGTGGTCCCGAGACTCGCAAGCATACTGAAGTGAAGCTAGCCCTGCAGAACATGGTGGCTGCTGCCAAGCTGATCCGCACCCAGCTTGTCAGTACCGGCGCCAATTCCATGTTTATACTGTACGCCAGACTGCCCTCGGCGTAA